A single genomic interval of Flavihumibacter rivuli harbors:
- the paaZ gene encoding phenylacetic acid degradation bifunctional protein PaaZ — protein MTKLENYVGGRWVTGDGDGQTLFNAVTGDPIGAASTKGLDFKAMAEYARKVGSPNLKKMTFQERGLMLRGLALHLRNHLEKFYQVSYQSGATKADSWIDIEGGIGNLFSYASLRRKFPNETYCVDGESHNLGKQNSFMGTHLLVPKEGVAIHINAFNFPVWGMLEKVAVNWLAGVPAIVKPATVTSYLTEAVVREIIASGILPEGALQLICGSAGDLLDHVQSQDVVTFTGSASTGLMLKSHPAILRESVPFNMEADSLNCIILGEDVEPGMPEWDVFVKEVRKEMTVKAGQKCTAIRRIFVPDNKVEAVWKAVAAALQQTTIGNPLNEKVRMGSLAGKTQQREVMEQVQKLLASSQLVYGSLDSVELIDADPEKGAFISPLLLVNDKPFSSQAVHEVEAFGPVSTIMPYKHRDETVELARMGKGSLCSSIVTADPAIAREYVLGAGAWHGRILVLNNECARESTGHGSPLPLLVHGGPGRAGGGEEMGGVRGVKHYMQRVAVQGSPTMLTAVTNVYQPFAKGNEDVVHPFRKHFDEIRVGDQLLTGKRTITEGDIVNFANLSWDHFYAHTDHTSLEGTLFEKPVAHGYFILSAAAGLFVDGSGKGPVLLNYGLDELRFVKPVYAGNTIQVRFTCKEKIEQEKKTEEDIPKGIVKWYVEVLDQTGEHVAIGTILTMVKKKD, from the coding sequence ATGACCAAATTAGAAAATTATGTGGGTGGACGTTGGGTTACCGGCGACGGTGACGGACAAACCCTATTCAATGCCGTTACCGGGGACCCGATCGGCGCTGCCAGTACAAAAGGACTGGATTTTAAAGCCATGGCGGAATATGCCAGGAAGGTAGGCTCTCCCAACCTTAAGAAAATGACCTTCCAGGAAAGGGGCCTCATGCTCCGTGGCCTGGCCCTGCACCTGCGCAACCATCTCGAAAAATTTTACCAGGTCAGCTACCAATCCGGTGCCACAAAAGCCGATAGCTGGATCGATATCGAAGGAGGGATCGGCAATCTTTTCTCTTATGCCTCCCTGAGAAGAAAATTCCCGAATGAAACCTATTGCGTGGATGGCGAAAGCCATAACCTGGGCAAACAAAACAGTTTCATGGGCACCCACCTGCTGGTCCCCAAAGAAGGTGTGGCCATCCATATCAATGCCTTTAATTTCCCTGTCTGGGGCATGCTGGAGAAAGTTGCTGTTAACTGGCTGGCTGGCGTACCCGCCATTGTAAAGCCCGCAACAGTCACCTCCTATCTCACAGAAGCTGTAGTAAGGGAGATCATCGCATCAGGCATTCTTCCTGAAGGGGCATTGCAACTGATCTGTGGTAGCGCAGGCGACCTGCTTGACCATGTACAGTCGCAGGATGTGGTGACCTTTACCGGTTCTGCCTCAACCGGATTGATGCTAAAATCCCATCCTGCAATCCTTAGGGAGTCAGTGCCCTTTAATATGGAAGCAGATTCCCTGAACTGTATCATCCTGGGCGAAGATGTTGAGCCCGGCATGCCCGAATGGGATGTATTTGTGAAGGAAGTCCGTAAGGAAATGACCGTAAAGGCCGGCCAGAAATGTACGGCCATCCGCCGCATCTTTGTTCCGGACAATAAGGTGGAAGCTGTTTGGAAAGCTGTTGCCGCTGCCCTCCAGCAAACCACCATCGGCAATCCCCTGAATGAAAAAGTGAGGATGGGCTCTTTGGCAGGCAAGACCCAGCAACGCGAAGTGATGGAGCAGGTACAGAAATTACTGGCCAGCTCCCAGTTGGTATATGGGTCTCTTGATAGTGTTGAGTTGATTGATGCAGACCCAGAAAAAGGAGCCTTTATCAGCCCGCTTCTGCTGGTCAATGATAAACCCTTCAGCAGCCAGGCCGTGCATGAAGTGGAAGCCTTTGGACCCGTGAGTACCATCATGCCTTACAAACACCGTGATGAAACGGTTGAACTGGCGAGGATGGGGAAAGGCTCCCTGTGCAGCTCTATCGTAACCGCTGACCCTGCCATTGCCAGGGAATATGTACTGGGTGCAGGTGCCTGGCATGGCCGCATCCTGGTCCTGAACAACGAATGCGCCAGGGAATCTACCGGCCATGGTTCACCGCTCCCGCTATTGGTTCATGGCGGGCCAGGAAGGGCAGGTGGTGGAGAGGAAATGGGCGGTGTTAGGGGCGTGAAACATTATATGCAAAGGGTGGCGGTACAAGGTTCACCAACCATGCTAACCGCTGTTACTAATGTTTACCAGCCTTTTGCCAAAGGAAATGAAGATGTGGTGCATCCTTTCAGGAAACACTTTGATGAGATCAGGGTGGGCGACCAATTACTGACCGGTAAAAGAACCATCACCGAAGGCGATATCGTCAATTTCGCCAACCTCAGCTGGGATCATTTCTATGCCCACACCGACCATACTTCGCTGGAAGGCACCCTATTTGAAAAACCCGTTGCCCATGGCTATTTCATCCTTTCAGCAGCGGCCGGACTCTTTGTTGATGGCAGTGGTAAAGGACCGGTATTGCTGAACTATGGGCTCGATGAGTTAAGGTTTGTCAAACCTGTTTACGCGGGCAATACCATCCAGGTACGTTTTACCTGCAAGGAAAAAATTGAGCAGGAAAAGAAAACGGAGGAAGATATTCCCAAGGGCATTGTGAAGTGGTACGTGGAAGTGCTGGACCAGACCGGCGAACATGTAGCCATCGGCACCATCCTGACCATGGTGAAAAAAAAGGACTAA
- a CDS encoding DUF1569 domain-containing protein, with amino-acid sequence MDQSKLDFLQKDFIAKLKSLQADAAGSWGRMNGQQMVEHFIDAVELAYGKIPARLLTPPENLGKMQAFVLSDIPFKENTKNPLMGETPAPLKYPDMATAVAKLEGALKELVATFTAEPGKKAMNPFFGELDFAGQVHLLHKHAIHHLTQFKLYP; translated from the coding sequence ATGGACCAGTCAAAATTGGATTTTCTGCAAAAGGATTTCATTGCCAAATTAAAAAGCCTGCAAGCCGATGCGGCAGGTAGTTGGGGCCGCATGAATGGCCAGCAGATGGTAGAGCACTTTATTGATGCGGTTGAATTGGCCTATGGAAAGATTCCTGCCAGGCTGCTCACTCCCCCTGAAAACCTCGGGAAGATGCAGGCCTTTGTCCTTAGCGATATACCCTTCAAGGAGAATACCAAAAACCCATTGATGGGGGAAACCCCTGCACCCCTGAAATACCCTGATATGGCCACCGCCGTCGCAAAACTGGAAGGGGCATTAAAGGAACTGGTCGCCACCTTTACCGCAGAACCAGGAAAAAAGGCCATGAACCCATTTTTCGGTGAATTGGATTTTGCAGGACAAGTCCATTTGCTTCACAAGCATGCCATTCATCACCTCACCCAATTCAAGCTTTATCCTTGA
- a CDS encoding adenylate kinase, translated as MFNLILFGPPGSGKGTQSERLIAQYGLKHLSTGDLLRSEIAHQTQLGLEAKAFMDRGELVPDEVVIGMIRSALDANPQAKGFLFDGFPRTQAQSEALDALLAQRNEAINVVLALEVSEEELVKRLLNRGLTSGRSDDTNEEVIRARIVEYHKKTSAVADHYRKFDKVVMIKGEGSIDDIFNALCAEINKRQAA; from the coding sequence ATGTTCAATTTAATTTTATTTGGTCCTCCCGGTAGTGGGAAGGGCACTCAATCGGAGCGCCTCATTGCGCAATATGGCCTGAAACACCTGTCTACTGGTGACCTGCTACGCAGCGAAATTGCCCACCAAACCCAGTTGGGATTGGAAGCCAAAGCTTTTATGGACCGCGGTGAGCTGGTACCCGATGAAGTAGTTATTGGAATGATCCGCAGCGCGCTGGATGCCAATCCACAAGCCAAGGGCTTTCTCTTTGACGGCTTTCCGCGTACCCAGGCACAGAGTGAAGCACTGGATGCCTTGCTGGCCCAACGCAATGAAGCCATTAACGTGGTATTGGCACTCGAAGTAAGCGAGGAGGAACTGGTGAAGCGCTTGCTCAACAGGGGACTGACCAGTGGCAGGAGCGATGATACCAATGAAGAAGTAATCCGGGCAAGGATCGTGGAATACCACAAGAAGACTTCAGCAGTTGCCGATCATTATCGCAAGTTCGATAAAGTGGTTATGATCAAAGGGGAAGGCAGCATTGACGATATCTTCAATGCCCTATGTGCTGAGATCAACAAGCGCCAGGCAGCTTAA
- the msrB gene encoding peptide-methionine (R)-S-oxide reductase MsrB — MRKIVHKLFFLLLVMSLQHCSFSQHPPKKESTTMDSSKPNPVYSRTANEKVNLSEAEWKKILPEEVYYIARMKGTERPWTSKFEDFKEVGTYYCAACGNPLFKSDTKFDSGCGWPSFYQPITKGSIIYAPDHSHGMNRTEVMCGRCKAHLGHVFEDGPPPTGLRYCINGVILDFEKAKETEKKYQEKKDQ; from the coding sequence ATGAGAAAAATCGTCCATAAACTGTTTTTCCTGCTGCTGGTCATGAGCCTGCAGCATTGTAGTTTCTCCCAGCATCCTCCCAAAAAAGAAAGCACAACAATGGATAGTTCAAAACCCAATCCGGTCTATTCCCGGACAGCCAATGAAAAGGTAAACCTGAGTGAAGCGGAATGGAAGAAGATCCTTCCGGAAGAGGTGTATTATATTGCCAGGATGAAAGGAACGGAACGTCCCTGGACCAGCAAGTTTGAAGATTTTAAGGAGGTGGGTACCTATTACTGTGCCGCCTGCGGTAACCCTTTGTTCAAAAGCGATACCAAATTTGACAGTGGCTGTGGTTGGCCCAGTTTTTACCAGCCCATAACCAAAGGAAGCATCATTTATGCCCCGGATCATTCCCATGGCATGAACAGGACAGAAGTGATGTGCGGCCGGTGCAAGGCCCACCTGGGCCATGTGTTTGAGGACGGCCCCCCGCCAACCGGATTGAGGTATTGCATCAATGGGGTAATACTGGATTTTGAGAAAGCAAAAGAAACAGAAAAGAAATACCAGGAGAAAAAGGACCAGTAA
- a CDS encoding S9 family peptidase yields MRISPLLLLLIPIIGTAQQRSTASKVKQYTIEQFYKTVSYGGASFHKDEQKIILNHNGTGIFNLYSIDLSTKAIQPLTQSAKESFFSLGYLPGSNDFLYTADQGGNENSHIYLQSADGKIKDLTPGEKEKADFNGWNREGTTFYYSSNVRDPRMFDVYKMDRSNWQPVLLYKNEKALTPGDLSPNEQYLALSQPITTDKSELYLADLKSGTEVKLSADTGIANYYSGGFEIDNSAFYYITNEGNEYAYLVKYDMASGKRSKYFSANWDVAGFYITMNGKYHVITLNEDGRNKVMVFDHKSGKEISLPALNEGTIQNISFSPSENKMLLYVGGDRSPNDIWYYEPATGKLQQLTRALNPEINPADLVDAQVVRFKSFDGVEIPAIYYKPHQASKQNKVPALVWVHGGPGGQSRAGYSQAIQYFVNHGYAILAVNNRGSSGYGKTFYKMDNQNHGDKDLKDCVWGKKWLNSQDYIDANKIGIYGGSYGGFMCLAGIIQYPQEFAVGVNLYGVTNWIRTLRSIPPYWETFRKALYDEMGDPSTEDSVRLKSISPLFNTEKIKTPLLVLQGSNDPRVLQVESDEIVAGAKKNGVPVEYVLFPDEGHGFVKRANQIKAAEVTLAFLDKYLKGNK; encoded by the coding sequence ATGCGCATTTCTCCCTTACTCCTTCTCCTTATTCCGATAATCGGAACGGCCCAGCAGCGATCAACGGCGTCCAAGGTAAAGCAATACACCATAGAACAGTTCTACAAGACCGTTAGCTATGGAGGTGCAAGTTTTCACAAGGATGAGCAGAAGATCATCCTGAACCATAATGGTACAGGTATTTTTAACCTGTACTCCATTGACCTGTCTACCAAGGCAATCCAGCCCCTGACCCAATCGGCAAAAGAGTCCTTCTTTTCACTGGGGTATCTTCCCGGTTCCAACGACTTCCTGTACACCGCTGACCAGGGTGGTAATGAGAACAGCCATATTTACCTCCAAAGCGCTGACGGGAAAATAAAAGACCTGACGCCCGGGGAGAAGGAGAAAGCGGATTTCAATGGTTGGAACAGGGAGGGGACTACCTTCTATTATTCCTCTAATGTCCGCGACCCAAGGATGTTTGATGTTTACAAGATGGACCGTAGCAATTGGCAGCCCGTCCTTCTATACAAGAATGAAAAAGCGCTTACTCCCGGTGACCTCAGTCCGAACGAACAATACCTCGCACTTAGCCAACCCATCACTACGGATAAAAGTGAACTTTACCTGGCCGACCTTAAATCTGGTACGGAGGTAAAACTCTCTGCTGATACGGGCATTGCTAATTACTACTCAGGTGGATTTGAAATCGATAATTCAGCCTTCTATTATATCACCAATGAAGGCAATGAATACGCTTACCTGGTGAAATACGATATGGCGTCCGGTAAAAGATCAAAATACTTTTCAGCCAACTGGGATGTGGCAGGTTTCTATATTACCATGAATGGCAAGTACCACGTGATCACCCTCAATGAGGATGGCAGGAATAAGGTCATGGTATTTGACCATAAGTCTGGCAAGGAGATCAGTTTGCCAGCCCTGAATGAAGGAACCATCCAGAATATCAGCTTCTCCCCCAGTGAGAACAAGATGTTGTTGTATGTTGGCGGCGACAGGAGCCCTAATGATATCTGGTACTATGAACCAGCAACAGGTAAGTTGCAACAGTTGACCAGGGCACTGAATCCGGAAATCAACCCGGCTGACCTGGTGGATGCCCAGGTGGTTCGCTTCAAGTCTTTCGATGGCGTAGAGATTCCCGCCATCTATTACAAACCCCACCAGGCAAGCAAGCAAAACAAAGTGCCGGCATTGGTATGGGTGCATGGCGGTCCGGGTGGTCAAAGCCGTGCCGGGTACTCCCAGGCCATCCAGTATTTCGTGAACCATGGCTATGCAATCCTTGCCGTCAATAACCGTGGCAGCAGTGGTTATGGCAAGACTTTCTACAAAATGGATAACCAGAACCATGGGGATAAGGACCTGAAGGACTGTGTATGGGGTAAGAAATGGCTGAACTCCCAGGATTATATCGATGCCAATAAGATCGGCATCTATGGCGGAAGCTATGGCGGCTTCATGTGCCTGGCCGGCATCATCCAGTACCCGCAGGAGTTTGCTGTTGGGGTGAACCTGTATGGGGTAACGAACTGGATCCGCACCTTAAGGAGCATTCCTCCTTATTGGGAAACTTTCCGCAAGGCCCTGTATGATGAAATGGGGGACCCTTCGACGGAAGACAGTGTTCGGCTGAAGAGTATCTCACCACTGTTCAATACCGAAAAGATCAAGACGCCTTTATTGGTGTTGCAGGGTTCAAATGATCCCAGGGTGCTGCAGGTGGAAAGCGATGAGATAGTAGCGGGCGCGAAGAAGAATGGGGTTCCGGTGGAATATGTATTATTTCCTGATGAGGGCCATGGGTTTGTGAAAAGGGCCAACCAGATCAAGGCTGCTGAGGTAACCCTGGCCTTCCTGGATAAATACCTGAAAGGGAATAAGTGA
- a CDS encoding FAD-binding and (Fe-S)-binding domain-containing protein: protein MKPEDYLARILPQERVKTSLVDRIAYANDAGFYHLIPKAVVQPVGVDEVRELFRISREQQIPLCFRAGGTSLSGQSITDGILVDLSKHWRKVEPLEQGRKVRVEPGVTGAMVNTYLKSWQTKIGPDPSSINAAMMGGILSNNASGMCCGVAYNSYHTLASLRFVLPDGNCFDTANTDDYARFEKEEKVLHDKLVGLRERIAANPLLEERIRKKYRTKNTVGYSLNALVDYLHPLDIFAHLLIGAEGTLGFIAEAVLHTIPNPVHNATAILYFDTIRSACAAITPLKDSGAAVLELMDRASLRSVENLKGLPAFFRELPESAAGILCEYQASSPEELEKQLAAVQPLLQELPLLHAADFTRDPYTREFYWKIRKGMFPSVGAVRASGTTVILEDIAFPVEQLADAVIDLQQLFRDFGYDNAIIFGHAKDGNLHFVVTQLLEEQKEIDRYDRFIRALVELVLKKYDGALKAEHGTGRNMAPFVEAEWGGEAYAIMKELKACVDPGHLLNPGVIINQSAEAHIQNLKQMPSVEAEVDKCIECGFCEHHCPSKDVTLTPRQRIQVRRQLQLFRRQGNEKDHRQLLKEYQYAGLDTCATDGLCQSDCPVSINTGELVKRLRREQHGSFSNGVANFLSRNFSLTETMTRGLVRAGVGLNKVFGPSFMGKMTGMVKRVLPKDAAVPQWWDEIGAAPKQLVSEPSHPQVVYFTACIHRVMGNRNGRSLQESFIRVSRAAGMEVLLPRDIQGHCCGQPFSSKGFKKAAGMMEEKTIDALLRWTDNGRLPVVCDFTSCTYTLLHNADYFSAEYKEKFSRLRWMDIIQYLEKEIVPRITVKDKRKEVVLHPTCSTSKLLLGSSLQKVAAACADQVVVPVHAGCCGMAGDRGFLFPELTNGATKEEVAELPKGAGSCYSTGLTCEMALEHASGKPYEHLLFLLDDVI, encoded by the coding sequence ATGAAACCAGAAGATTATTTAGCCCGGATCTTACCGCAGGAAAGGGTAAAGACCAGTTTAGTAGACAGGATCGCCTATGCCAATGATGCAGGCTTCTACCACCTGATACCCAAGGCTGTTGTGCAGCCGGTTGGGGTGGACGAGGTCAGGGAATTGTTCAGGATCTCCAGGGAGCAGCAGATCCCACTCTGCTTCCGGGCAGGGGGCACCAGCTTGTCGGGCCAGAGTATTACCGATGGCATCCTGGTTGACCTGAGCAAGCATTGGCGGAAGGTGGAGCCTCTGGAACAGGGAAGGAAAGTGAGGGTGGAACCAGGGGTGACAGGCGCCATGGTGAATACCTACCTGAAGTCATGGCAAACCAAGATCGGCCCGGATCCCTCATCCATCAACGCGGCCATGATGGGTGGGATACTTTCCAATAACGCATCTGGAATGTGTTGCGGGGTGGCCTATAACTCTTACCATACCCTGGCTTCCCTAAGGTTTGTGCTGCCGGATGGGAATTGTTTCGATACGGCTAACACCGACGACTATGCGCGATTTGAGAAGGAAGAGAAGGTCCTGCATGATAAGCTGGTCGGGTTAAGGGAAAGGATCGCCGCCAATCCCTTACTGGAAGAAAGGATCAGGAAAAAGTACCGCACTAAGAATACGGTAGGCTATAGCCTTAATGCGCTTGTAGATTACCTCCACCCCCTCGATATTTTTGCCCACCTCCTCATTGGGGCTGAAGGCACATTGGGCTTTATTGCGGAAGCGGTGCTGCATACCATTCCCAACCCGGTTCACAATGCCACTGCCATTTTGTATTTCGATACCATCCGGAGTGCCTGTGCTGCCATTACCCCACTAAAGGATAGCGGTGCGGCAGTGTTGGAATTAATGGACAGGGCCTCCCTGAGGTCGGTGGAGAACCTAAAGGGCTTGCCTGCCTTTTTCCGTGAATTGCCGGAATCTGCTGCGGGTATCCTGTGTGAATACCAGGCCTCCAGTCCGGAAGAGTTGGAAAAACAGCTTGCTGCCGTTCAACCTTTGTTACAAGAATTGCCATTACTGCACGCTGCAGATTTTACCCGTGATCCCTATACCCGGGAGTTCTACTGGAAGATCAGGAAGGGGATGTTCCCCAGTGTAGGTGCGGTAAGGGCCAGTGGAACAACAGTGATCCTCGAGGATATTGCCTTCCCGGTTGAACAGCTTGCCGATGCGGTCATTGACCTGCAGCAGTTGTTCAGGGACTTTGGCTACGATAATGCCATCATTTTTGGCCATGCCAAGGATGGGAATCTGCATTTTGTGGTGACCCAGTTGCTGGAAGAACAAAAGGAGATAGACCGTTATGATAGGTTCATCCGCGCCCTGGTTGAACTGGTATTGAAAAAATATGACGGCGCCTTGAAAGCCGAGCATGGTACCGGCCGTAATATGGCGCCATTCGTGGAAGCGGAATGGGGTGGGGAGGCTTATGCCATCATGAAGGAACTGAAAGCCTGTGTTGACCCCGGGCATCTCCTGAACCCCGGAGTGATCATCAACCAGTCTGCAGAAGCCCATATCCAAAACCTCAAACAAATGCCTTCGGTAGAGGCGGAAGTGGATAAGTGCATTGAATGTGGCTTTTGTGAGCACCATTGTCCAAGTAAGGACGTTACACTTACACCCCGACAGCGCATCCAGGTAAGGCGGCAACTGCAACTTTTCCGTAGGCAGGGAAATGAAAAGGATCATCGCCAGTTGTTGAAAGAATACCAGTATGCAGGCCTGGATACCTGTGCTACCGATGGCCTTTGTCAATCAGACTGCCCGGTATCCATCAACACTGGGGAACTGGTCAAAAGGCTGCGAAGGGAACAGCATGGAAGCTTTTCCAATGGCGTTGCCAACTTCCTGTCAAGGAACTTCTCCCTCACCGAAACGATGACCCGTGGACTCGTAAGGGCGGGCGTGGGATTGAACAAGGTGTTTGGGCCATCCTTCATGGGAAAGATGACGGGCATGGTCAAGCGGGTGCTTCCAAAGGATGCGGCAGTACCCCAATGGTGGGATGAGATAGGTGCTGCCCCCAAACAACTGGTCAGTGAACCCTCCCACCCCCAGGTCGTTTATTTTACCGCCTGCATTCACAGGGTGATGGGTAACCGCAACGGGCGTTCGTTGCAGGAAAGCTTCATCAGGGTGAGCCGCGCTGCCGGCATGGAGGTGTTATTGCCCCGTGATATCCAGGGCCATTGCTGTGGCCAGCCTTTCAGCAGCAAGGGTTTCAAGAAAGCGGCAGGCATGATGGAAGAGAAGACCATTGATGCTTTGTTGCGCTGGACCGATAACGGCAGGTTGCCGGTGGTATGTGATTTTACCTCCTGTACCTATACCCTGCTGCACAATGCAGACTATTTTTCTGCTGAATACAAGGAGAAGTTTTCAAGGCTCAGGTGGATGGATATTATCCAGTACCTTGAAAAAGAGATCGTTCCCAGAATAACAGTAAAGGACAAGCGAAAAGAAGTAGTGCTGCATCCGACCTGTTCCACCAGCAAATTGCTGCTGGGGTCATCCTTGCAGAAAGTTGCAGCGGCCTGCGCCGATCAGGTAGTGGTTCCCGTTCACGCGGGATGTTGCGGGATGGCGGGTGACAGGGGCTTCCTGTTCCCTGAGCTGACCAATGGCGCTACGAAGGAAGAGGTAGCTGAGCTCCCGAAAGGGGCAGGGTCTTGTTACAGTACCGGCCTGACTTGTGAAATGGCATTGGAACATGCGTCTGGCAAACCATATGAACACTTGCTTTTCTTGTTGGATGACGTGATCTGA
- a CDS encoding SDR family oxidoreductase — MNKDFQGKVVLVTGGSYGIGQATAIAFASRGATVVIADKVEDPQQQTLRQVQEAGAKGRFVKCDVSSEEQVVQLIRLIVETYGRLDFAYNNAGIEGEMASTDQCTERNFDTTIAINLKGVFLCMKHELIQMHKQGSGVIVNCSSVAGLKGFANLPAYTASKHGVIGLTKSAAIENAKKAIRINAVCPGVIHTPMIERATGGDPEKLAAYVAMEPIGRMGEPKEIAESVCWLCSDAASFVTGVALPVDGGFLM, encoded by the coding sequence ATGAACAAGGATTTCCAGGGCAAAGTGGTATTGGTTACCGGTGGCAGCTATGGTATCGGACAGGCAACAGCCATCGCTTTTGCCAGTCGAGGTGCAACGGTGGTCATTGCTGACAAGGTAGAAGACCCCCAGCAGCAAACCCTCAGACAGGTACAGGAGGCTGGCGCTAAAGGCAGGTTCGTCAAATGTGATGTATCCTCAGAAGAACAGGTTGTGCAACTGATTCGCCTGATCGTTGAAACTTATGGCCGGCTGGATTTTGCCTATAATAATGCCGGTATTGAAGGGGAAATGGCCTCTACCGACCAGTGTACCGAGCGCAATTTTGATACCACCATTGCCATCAACCTCAAAGGGGTATTTCTCTGCATGAAGCACGAGTTGATCCAGATGCATAAGCAGGGATCCGGTGTGATCGTGAACTGTTCTTCTGTAGCTGGCTTAAAAGGCTTTGCTAACCTTCCCGCCTATACGGCCAGTAAACATGGCGTAATTGGATTGACCAAGTCTGCCGCTATTGAAAATGCAAAGAAAGCGATCCGCATTAACGCGGTTTGTCCGGGAGTGATTCATACGCCAATGATCGAAAGGGCCACCGGTGGCGATCCGGAAAAGTTAGCTGCTTATGTAGCGATGGAGCCCATTGGCAGGATGGGCGAACCCAAAGAAATAGCGGAATCCGTTTGCTGGCTCTGTTCGGATGCGGCCAGTTTTGTTACCGGTGTAGCCTTACCGGTAGATGGAGGATTTTTGATGTAG
- a CDS encoding DUF3127 domain-containing protein has product MELTGKLVQLLPVQTGQGKNGTWKKQEFIIEYGDSYPKKVCIEIWGDKIDMNQFRPGENIQVSFDVESREYNGRWYTGVKAWKVVGQGAGSAAPPPPGPIDSFPDEDLPF; this is encoded by the coding sequence ATGGAATTAACTGGCAAACTCGTTCAGCTGTTACCGGTTCAGACAGGGCAGGGCAAGAACGGAACATGGAAAAAACAGGAATTCATCATTGAATATGGCGATAGCTATCCAAAGAAAGTCTGTATAGAAATATGGGGCGATAAGATCGATATGAACCAGTTCAGGCCTGGCGAAAACATCCAGGTTTCATTCGATGTGGAAAGCAGGGAATACAATGGTCGCTGGTATACCGGCGTGAAAGCCTGGAAGGTTGTGGGTCAGGGTGCCGGCAGTGCTGCGCCTCCACCGCCAGGTCCGATTGATTCCTTCCCCGATGAAGATCTCCCCTTCTGA